One genomic segment of Paenibacillus xylanexedens includes these proteins:
- a CDS encoding VanZ family protein has protein sequence MSSYVFPVQTAFLIFVFVAMFLLVPWLIYGYRKDGFFSWSRFGISFSFIFYILAAYCPVILPFPTTRDTCAQQAADTIYYNLVPFTFVKDIMKETPIVWTQPSSYIGMIQGRAFLQVLFNVLLLMPLGVYIRYFFQRRAFWKYALLGGFGLSLFFEITQITGFYGYYNCPYRLFDVDDLLLNTSGAVIGFFTAPILLALFPSRASIQAKSEQIVEQNRVYTMPQLLALIIDGVVVVFLSNLISIFTASDVISDALSTSIAMVIVLFFIPWVRNGVTPGSAILRFRYVNRQTGTPTSESLFKRFAALYVPWLLVTIIRLVNDYAFSGHQDVMLQPYQMWISLGTFGIYMLVYAVLFVHVLIVLFSRGKRSFYFDEVSRTRASRK, from the coding sequence ATGTCCTCATATGTTTTCCCTGTGCAAACGGCTTTTTTGATCTTTGTATTTGTGGCCATGTTCTTGCTGGTGCCGTGGTTGATCTATGGTTATCGTAAAGACGGTTTCTTCAGCTGGTCACGGTTTGGCATCAGCTTTTCGTTTATCTTTTATATTCTGGCCGCCTATTGCCCCGTCATTCTCCCGTTTCCGACTACGCGAGATACCTGTGCGCAGCAAGCCGCTGACACGATCTACTACAATCTGGTTCCATTCACTTTTGTCAAAGACATCATGAAAGAAACACCCATTGTATGGACCCAGCCATCCAGCTATATCGGAATGATTCAGGGCAGAGCCTTCTTACAAGTTCTATTTAACGTCCTGCTCCTTATGCCGCTGGGTGTATATATCCGTTATTTTTTTCAAAGAAGAGCCTTCTGGAAGTACGCCCTGCTAGGCGGATTCGGGCTTTCCTTATTCTTCGAGATTACCCAGATCACCGGATTCTACGGGTATTATAATTGTCCTTACCGTCTCTTCGATGTGGATGACCTGTTGTTGAATACTTCGGGAGCGGTCATTGGATTTTTCACAGCGCCCATCCTGCTTGCTTTATTCCCATCACGTGCAAGCATTCAGGCGAAGAGTGAACAGATCGTGGAGCAAAACCGAGTGTATACTATGCCTCAATTGCTCGCGTTAATTATCGATGGAGTCGTTGTTGTCTTCCTTTCGAATCTAATCTCCATCTTTACAGCGTCTGATGTGATCAGTGATGCGCTAAGTACATCCATTGCTATGGTCATTGTGCTGTTCTTCATACCTTGGGTGCGAAATGGGGTAACTCCAGGCTCGGCCATCTTGCGATTCCGCTATGTGAATCGTCAGACCGGCACACCCACCAGTGAATCGTTATTCAAAAGATTTGCCGCACTCTATGTTCCATGGCTGCTCGTTACGATCATTCGCTTGGTCAACGATTATGCTTTTTCAGGTCATCAGGATGTTATGCTTCAACCTTATCAAATGTGGATCTCCTTGGGGACATTCGGTATCTATATGTTAGTCTACGCCGTGCTCTTTG
- a CDS encoding zinc ribbon domain-containing protein YjdM yields the protein MSNLPNCPKCNSEYTYEDGNLLVCPECAHEWSLEADNDNAEDAKVIRDANGNVLSDGDTVTVIKDLKVKGSSLVVKQGTKVKNIRLIDGDHDIDCKIDSLGAMKLKSEFVKKI from the coding sequence ATGTCTAATTTGCCTAACTGCCCCAAATGTAATTCAGAGTACACGTATGAGGATGGTAACCTGCTGGTTTGCCCGGAATGTGCGCATGAATGGTCTTTGGAAGCAGACAATGATAACGCAGAGGATGCAAAAGTAATCCGCGATGCCAACGGAAATGTGCTAAGTGATGGTGATACCGTTACCGTCATTAAAGATCTGAAGGTTAAGGGTAGCTCACTCGTGGTCAAACAGGGCACGAAGGTGAAGAATATCCGCCTGATTGATGGAGATCATGATATTGATTGCAAGATCGACAGCTTGGGTGCAATGAAGTTGAAGTCTGAGTTTGTGAAAAAGATATAA